From Rudanella lutea DSM 19387, a single genomic window includes:
- a CDS encoding SusD/RagB family nutrient-binding outer membrane lipoprotein — MHFWKKTLTILTVGFWLASCESYVDKIDEIDPTAPVDAPIPALLTATEVNYQGVMEGELARLAGMWSGYFTGSDRQYVALQNYNTVSADFDGAWGNIYAGVIKNTRLLRQKGQAAGNRSVQGVAKIIEAHTIGMTAALWGDVPFSQASNLAQFPNPTYDSQTAVYAAAQTLLTEAIADLGTGQGSLTGDYMFGGGRTFWISAANTLKAKFFLHQGQYQQAINFANNGIKNPGLNLFGYHDNEYQKTYNLYYSFLTYDRAGYMTAEGAYAVKLLDPGDRLTRNNTKTNEAARLNWYYQQGLNTFSVEPNVLSARETGFSWGVASDGSEDGFFAADAPFPLVTFEENQLILAESKARLGQTEAALADLNLLRSFYNTGGFIPEGWLAAGIRYAPYVLADFQSGGIENRAGLRSAEQALLLEILEERYITLYGQIEAFNDIRRTGNALRIPANVGSQIPRRFLYSQAEINANSSAPRPAPDLFAPTAIFR; from the coding sequence ATGCATTTCTGGAAGAAAACGCTCACTATTCTGACGGTCGGCTTTTGGCTGGCGTCGTGCGAGAGCTATGTCGATAAAATAGACGAAATAGACCCGACGGCGCCGGTCGATGCGCCAATTCCGGCCCTGCTCACCGCTACCGAGGTGAACTATCAGGGCGTGATGGAGGGTGAACTGGCTCGCCTGGCGGGTATGTGGTCGGGGTACTTTACCGGCTCCGACCGGCAGTACGTAGCCCTGCAAAACTACAATACGGTTTCGGCCGACTTCGACGGGGCCTGGGGCAATATCTACGCGGGCGTGATCAAAAACACGCGTTTGCTGCGCCAAAAGGGGCAGGCCGCCGGTAACCGCAGCGTGCAGGGGGTTGCCAAGATTATCGAAGCACACACCATTGGGATGACGGCCGCTCTTTGGGGTGATGTACCATTCTCACAAGCCTCGAATCTGGCTCAGTTTCCGAATCCGACGTACGACAGCCAAACGGCGGTGTATGCGGCTGCGCAAACGCTACTCACCGAAGCCATTGCTGACCTCGGTACCGGACAGGGCTCACTCACGGGCGATTATATGTTTGGCGGAGGCCGTACGTTCTGGATTTCGGCCGCCAATACACTTAAAGCCAAGTTTTTCCTGCATCAGGGTCAGTACCAGCAGGCCATCAATTTTGCCAACAACGGCATCAAGAATCCGGGTCTGAACCTGTTTGGCTATCACGACAACGAGTACCAGAAAACGTACAACCTGTACTACTCGTTTCTGACCTACGACCGGGCGGGCTACATGACAGCCGAAGGCGCTTACGCCGTGAAGCTGCTCGATCCGGGCGACCGCCTGACGCGCAACAACACCAAAACCAACGAAGCTGCGCGGCTCAACTGGTATTATCAGCAGGGCCTGAACACCTTTTCGGTGGAGCCCAACGTGCTCTCGGCCCGCGAAACCGGCTTTAGCTGGGGCGTAGCTTCCGACGGCAGCGAAGACGGTTTTTTTGCGGCCGATGCGCCATTCCCGCTCGTTACCTTTGAAGAAAACCAGCTGATTCTGGCCGAAAGCAAGGCGCGTCTGGGACAAACCGAAGCGGCTTTGGCCGACCTGAACCTGCTGCGCTCGTTCTACAACACAGGCGGTTTTATTCCTGAGGGCTGGCTGGCGGCAGGCATTCGGTACGCGCCCTATGTGCTGGCCGATTTCCAGTCGGGCGGTATTGAGAACCGGGCTGGTCTGCGCTCCGCTGAGCAGGCGCTGTTACTTGAGATTCTGGAGGAGCGGTACATAACGCTTTATGGTCAGATCGAAGCCTTCAACGACATTCGCCGGACGGGCAACGCCCTCCGAATCCCGGCCAACGTAGGCAGTCAGATCCCGCGTCGATTCCTGTACTCACAGGCCGAAATCAACGCGAACAGCAGCGCCCCACGCCCGGCACCGGACCTGTTTGCCCCCACAGCGATCTTCCGGTAA
- a CDS encoding SusC/RagA family TonB-linked outer membrane protein: MREKLLLSLVLCWLISLSVFAQSRTVTGVITSTEDGSPLPGVNVLVKGTQNGTTTAADGRFTLNNVPANATLQVSFVGYENLEIQVGNRATINAQIKPDVRQLGEVVVTALGLEQSRDQFGSAASQVKGTAVAQSGEATLINGLSGKASGVQIVRSSGDPGAGSYIQIRGQSTISGSLQPLIVLDGIPINNSTLGNSTEGVAQQSRLNDINPEDIASVEILKGASAAAIWGTRAANGVIVITTKRGSAGQGKINVNFKSTLSLDQVYRTQPLQSKFGSGIFGIYQFVPSGGLSWGDRIADRSGAADAQITSPTAPGYAGYFEAADGTRLYRIPDGNAANPHGGKNSRDVYDFRDTFFKTGYFTDNTVSLSGGDPNGNFYISLGDLNQQGVIKHNSDYRRTTARVNTERRFNSFIKTSATFGFTKTTSDRVQQGSNLSGLYLGGLRTPADFNVLPEVGTYYAPNGEIFANRQRAYRNPLGSSTRSTYDNPIWTQKNVRSTSEVDRYIGKLELTLSPLKWLDVVSRVGIDSYTDSRRDFWPTLASSNPGGLLSLNSVSETQTDVQVFGNARYQINNDLNLNAIVGMNLNNRVFKNNSGFARSFILGDNPPPSDISNAQPTNKDPGYGFSQQRTAALYATANLGYRDYLFLNLTGRGESASTFGKNTTRTFFYPAADVAFQFTEALPNLKDSQTLSFGKVRLSYGEVGVQPGPYNTVTYYGPGGIGESWGPFLDALAYGNGGYQQSSVLGNPTIQPERKREFEGGVDLRFLRDRFSLSATYFQNTTKAAILSVATAPSTGFTSRTGNAAEISNKGIELDLGANILQGDGFTWNMNANFTRLRNKVNSLSGTTSLFLAGFAGTSSRAVEGYPLGVLWGGDFLRDGSGKLILERGFPQAAPQESVIGDPNPDFKLGIGNTFAYKGLSLYVLWDMQVGGQIWGGTRGILDYFGRSDRSANEVTATQDLRVYNTDNDQYGDANGIIRAGTVFRGNIVDFGGGPVALTESWYKDLGGGFGPVSSQFIEKADWQRLREVTLSYSLKTPGFRQKTRLSSVDFSVTGRNLLIISPFVGNDPETNLTGTSNGRGLEYFNNPATRSVLFTVRINY; encoded by the coding sequence ATGAGAGAAAAACTACTGCTGAGTCTGGTGCTCTGTTGGCTGATTAGTTTGTCGGTTTTTGCCCAAAGCAGAACGGTAACCGGCGTTATCACGTCGACAGAAGATGGCTCGCCCCTGCCCGGCGTGAATGTGCTGGTAAAGGGTACCCAAAATGGTACAACCACCGCGGCCGATGGCCGCTTTACCCTCAACAATGTACCGGCCAACGCGACGTTACAGGTTTCGTTTGTGGGGTACGAAAACCTCGAAATTCAGGTAGGCAACCGGGCCACCATCAATGCCCAGATTAAGCCCGATGTGCGGCAACTGGGCGAAGTAGTGGTAACGGCCCTTGGTCTCGAACAAAGCCGCGATCAGTTCGGCTCGGCGGCCTCGCAGGTGAAAGGTACGGCCGTGGCACAATCGGGTGAGGCTACGCTCATCAACGGCCTGTCGGGCAAGGCGTCGGGCGTGCAGATTGTCCGGTCGTCGGGCGACCCCGGTGCGGGCTCGTATATCCAGATTCGCGGGCAAAGCACCATCTCGGGCAGCCTGCAACCGCTGATCGTGCTCGACGGTATTCCGATCAACAACTCTACCTTAGGCAACAGTACCGAGGGGGTGGCGCAGCAGTCGCGTCTGAACGACATCAATCCCGAAGACATCGCATCGGTCGAGATTTTGAAGGGTGCCAGCGCGGCCGCCATCTGGGGTACACGGGCCGCCAATGGGGTTATCGTGATTACCACCAAGCGCGGCTCGGCCGGGCAGGGTAAGATCAACGTCAACTTCAAATCGACCCTTTCGCTCGATCAGGTGTACCGCACCCAGCCGCTCCAGAGTAAATTTGGCAGCGGTATCTTCGGTATTTACCAGTTTGTACCGTCGGGTGGTTTGTCGTGGGGCGATCGCATTGCCGACCGCTCAGGCGCAGCCGACGCACAAATCACGAGCCCGACGGCACCGGGTTACGCGGGCTATTTCGAAGCCGCCGACGGCACCCGCCTGTACCGGATTCCAGACGGCAACGCAGCCAACCCACACGGAGGCAAAAACTCACGCGATGTGTACGATTTCCGGGATACGTTTTTCAAAACAGGCTACTTCACCGACAACACGGTTAGCCTGAGCGGTGGCGACCCGAACGGTAATTTCTACATCAGCCTGGGCGACCTGAATCAGCAGGGTGTGATTAAGCACAACAGCGACTACCGCCGGACTACCGCCCGGGTAAATACCGAGCGCCGGTTCAACTCGTTTATCAAAACCTCGGCTACGTTTGGTTTTACAAAAACTACCTCCGACCGGGTGCAGCAGGGTTCTAACCTGTCGGGTCTGTACCTGGGCGGGTTGCGGACACCCGCCGACTTTAACGTGCTGCCCGAAGTAGGTACCTATTACGCCCCCAACGGGGAGATTTTTGCCAATCGGCAGCGTGCCTACCGCAACCCACTCGGTTCGAGCACCCGATCTACGTACGACAACCCGATCTGGACGCAGAAAAACGTGCGTAGTACGTCGGAGGTCGACCGGTACATCGGCAAGCTGGAACTGACCCTGAGCCCTCTGAAATGGCTCGACGTGGTATCGCGGGTGGGTATCGACTCATACACCGACAGCCGTCGGGATTTCTGGCCCACGCTGGCCTCATCTAACCCCGGTGGTTTGCTCTCGCTCAATTCGGTTTCAGAAACCCAGACCGACGTACAGGTATTCGGCAACGCCCGGTATCAGATCAACAACGACCTGAACCTGAACGCCATTGTAGGTATGAACCTGAACAACCGGGTGTTCAAAAACAACTCAGGTTTTGCCCGTTCGTTTATTCTGGGCGACAACCCTCCGCCATCCGACATTTCGAACGCCCAGCCGACCAATAAAGACCCCGGCTACGGTTTCTCGCAGCAACGCACAGCAGCCTTGTACGCTACGGCCAACCTTGGCTACCGCGACTACCTGTTCCTGAACCTGACGGGGCGGGGCGAATCGGCTTCGACGTTTGGCAAGAATACGACCCGGACATTCTTTTACCCAGCCGCCGACGTAGCTTTCCAGTTTACCGAAGCCCTGCCCAATCTGAAAGACAGCCAAACCCTATCGTTTGGTAAGGTGCGCCTGTCGTATGGTGAAGTGGGTGTGCAGCCGGGGCCGTACAACACCGTTACCTATTACGGGCCGGGCGGTATTGGCGAAAGCTGGGGGCCTTTCCTCGACGCGCTGGCCTACGGCAACGGGGGCTACCAGCAAAGTTCGGTATTGGGCAACCCCACCATTCAGCCCGAGCGGAAGCGCGAATTTGAGGGCGGGGTCGACCTGCGGTTTCTCCGCGACCGGTTCTCCCTAAGCGCTACATACTTCCAGAACACCACCAAAGCCGCTATTTTGTCGGTAGCCACGGCTCCGTCCACGGGCTTTACCAGCCGCACGGGCAATGCCGCCGAGATCAGCAACAAGGGTATCGAGCTTGACCTGGGGGCCAATATTTTGCAGGGCGATGGATTCACCTGGAACATGAACGCCAACTTCACCCGGCTCCGCAACAAGGTAAACTCCCTCAGTGGTACTACTTCGCTGTTCCTGGCGGGTTTTGCCGGCACTTCGTCGCGGGCTGTTGAAGGCTATCCGCTGGGCGTACTGTGGGGCGGTGATTTCCTACGCGACGGTAGCGGCAAGCTGATTCTGGAACGCGGGTTCCCGCAGGCGGCTCCACAGGAAAGCGTCATTGGCGATCCTAACCCCGACTTCAAACTGGGCATCGGCAACACCTTCGCCTACAAGGGTCTGTCGTTGTATGTTCTGTGGGACATGCAGGTAGGTGGTCAGATCTGGGGCGGTACGCGGGGCATTCTCGACTACTTCGGCCGCTCCGACCGGTCGGCCAACGAGGTGACAGCGACGCAGGATCTGCGGGTGTACAACACCGACAACGATCAGTACGGCGATGCAAACGGTATTATCCGGGCGGGTACGGTTTTCCGGGGTAATATCGTTGACTTTGGGGGCGGCCCGGTGGCCCTGACCGAGTCGTGGTACAAGGATCTTGGGGGTGGATTCGGGCCGGTATCGAGCCAGTTTATCGAGAAAGCCGACTGGCAGCGTCTGCGTGAGGTGACCCTTTCGTATTCGCTCAAGACGCCCGGATTCCGGCAGAAAACGCGCCTGTCGTCAGTTGACTTTTCGGTAACGGGCCGTAACCTGCTCATCATCTCGCCCTTTGTTGGCAACGATCCCGAAACCAACCTGACGGGAACGAGCAACGGCCGGGGTCTGGAGTACTTCAACAACCCGGCCACCCGCTCAGTACTGTTCACGGTTCGGATCAACTATTAA
- a CDS encoding SDR family oxidoreductase — translation MNDKVVWITGASSGIGEALALELAHRGARLVLSARREDELRRVANATNLPPTHVLVLPLDMTDLSGMAGYVQTVMDHFGQIDYVFQNAGITQRGSVAETQLPVYRQLMELNYFGVVALTQAVLPHMLGRGQGHFVVTSSVAGKIGTKQRSGYCASKHALHGFFDALRAETAEAGLRVTTICPGYIRTPISLHALDAKGQKHARMDANQDKGMDPAECARQICQAVLRGREEVYVGGVETLGIYLARFWPALVRRIVRNRPPE, via the coding sequence ATGAACGATAAAGTCGTCTGGATTACGGGAGCCTCTTCGGGTATTGGAGAGGCTCTGGCACTTGAATTGGCCCACCGGGGGGCGCGTCTGGTACTCTCGGCCCGGCGCGAAGACGAACTCCGGCGCGTTGCCAACGCAACCAACCTCCCCCCTACTCACGTATTGGTACTACCGCTCGACATGACCGACCTGAGCGGTATGGCCGGTTATGTTCAAACCGTAATGGACCACTTCGGGCAGATTGATTACGTGTTTCAGAATGCGGGCATCACGCAACGGGGTAGCGTGGCCGAAACCCAGCTTCCTGTGTACCGACAACTGATGGAACTAAACTATTTCGGGGTGGTAGCCCTCACGCAGGCTGTGCTACCGCATATGTTAGGCAGGGGGCAGGGGCATTTTGTGGTCACCAGCAGCGTAGCCGGCAAAATCGGCACCAAACAGCGGTCGGGCTACTGCGCCAGCAAGCACGCCCTGCACGGTTTTTTCGACGCCCTCCGGGCCGAAACCGCCGAGGCCGGTTTGCGGGTCACAACTATATGTCCCGGCTATATCCGAACTCCGATTTCGCTGCACGCGCTCGATGCGAAGGGTCAGAAACACGCCCGCATGGATGCCAATCAGGACAAGGGCATGGACCCGGCCGAGTGTGCCCGTCAGATTTGCCAGGCTGTGCTCCGCGGTCGCGAAGAGGTGTATGTAGGCGGTGTCGAAACGCTGGGAATTTACCTCGCCCGGTTCTGGCCCGCACTGGTCCGGCGCATCGTACGGAACCGCCCTCCCGAATAG
- a CDS encoding S66 peptidase family protein: MIIPPFLKPGDTVGVVAPASHFEYQDLQPGLAILRDQWHLNVIEGESLQARSGPFAGSDDLRRRDLQQLFDNPDVRAVLAARGGYGSYRIADSLDLTGLIRHPKWLVGFSDITVLLSLLVGHGVACLHGIMPRGFAKDTTGESIENLRQWLFGEHHTPYQLPPHPLNRAGQTTAPVVGGNLTLLINSLGTPTDLDYTGKILFIEDIDETLFSLDRMMHHLRRSGRLAGLAGLVVGQFTDMVTSLSLPFGLSPDEIIAQAVAGYDFPVCYGLPSGHDTPNWTLPIGLPATLTVAETGAALHWAL; encoded by the coding sequence ATGATAATCCCCCCCTTTCTGAAGCCCGGCGACACGGTCGGTGTGGTGGCTCCGGCCAGTCATTTTGAGTATCAGGACCTCCAGCCGGGGCTGGCTATTCTGCGCGACCAATGGCACCTTAATGTAATAGAGGGCGAGAGCCTTCAGGCCCGTAGTGGACCCTTTGCCGGCTCCGACGACCTCCGCCGACGCGACCTGCAACAGCTATTTGATAACCCCGACGTCCGGGCGGTGCTGGCGGCACGGGGCGGCTACGGTTCGTACCGCATTGCCGACTCGCTCGACCTGACGGGGCTGATCCGGCACCCGAAATGGCTGGTGGGTTTCAGCGACATCACCGTGCTGCTTAGCTTGCTGGTGGGGCATGGCGTCGCCTGTCTGCACGGGATTATGCCTCGTGGGTTTGCGAAAGATACAACGGGCGAATCAATCGAAAACCTGCGGCAATGGCTCTTTGGCGAACACCATACGCCCTACCAGTTGCCCCCGCACCCCCTCAACCGGGCCGGGCAGACCACAGCCCCGGTGGTGGGCGGCAACCTGACGTTGCTCATTAACTCACTTGGCACCCCCACCGACCTCGACTATACGGGCAAGATTCTGTTCATCGAAGACATCGACGAGACGCTGTTCTCCCTCGACCGAATGATGCACCACCTGCGCCGGTCGGGGCGGCTCGCCGGGTTGGCGGGCTTAGTGGTCGGGCAGTTTACCGATATGGTCACCAGTTTGTCGTTGCCTTTTGGTCTCTCACCCGACGAAATTATTGCACAGGCGGTTGCCGGGTACGACTTTCCGGTTTGCTACGGCCTACCCTCGGGGCACGACACCCCCAACTGGACCCTGCCGATAGGCCTCCCGGCGACTCTGACCGTGGCCGAAACGGGTGCTGCGCTGCACTGGGCGTTGTAG
- a CDS encoding NAD(P)H-dependent oxidoreductase has product MRTILILFAHPALEKSQVNKALLRATEGLSFVTVNDLYEEYPDFEIDVDREQALLLAHDYVLMQHPFYWYSAPPIIKQWEDLVLEHGWAYGRMGKALTGKKMMNVITAGGGQTAYQPTGFNRFSIREFLRPFEQTAVLCNMTYLPPFVVHGTHRITPEQTDSYVEYYRTLLTGLGEGRIQPEQLSALTYTNEYIIPSQIV; this is encoded by the coding sequence ATGCGGACCATTCTGATTTTGTTTGCCCACCCGGCTCTGGAAAAGTCGCAGGTGAACAAGGCGTTATTACGGGCAACCGAGGGTTTATCCTTTGTGACGGTCAACGACTTGTACGAGGAGTATCCAGACTTTGAAATTGACGTCGACCGGGAGCAGGCTTTGCTGTTGGCGCACGATTATGTACTGATGCAGCACCCGTTTTATTGGTACAGTGCTCCGCCCATCATCAAACAGTGGGAGGATCTGGTGCTGGAGCACGGCTGGGCGTATGGCCGCATGGGTAAGGCTCTGACGGGCAAAAAAATGATGAATGTGATCACGGCGGGCGGTGGGCAGACGGCCTATCAGCCCACTGGTTTTAATCGGTTCTCGATTCGGGAATTTTTACGGCCCTTTGAGCAAACGGCGGTGCTTTGCAACATGACCTACCTGCCTCCGTTTGTGGTTCATGGCACGCACCGAATCACCCCCGAACAAACCGACAGCTACGTGGAGTACTATCGAACGCTGCTCACAGGCCTGGGCGAGGGGCGCATCCAACCCGAACAACTCTCCGCACTCACGTACACAAACGAATACATCATCCCTTCCCAAATCGTATGA
- a CDS encoding monovalent cation:proton antiporter-2 (CPA2) family protein, which produces MSQSVLIQAVVYLAAAVVCVPVAKRLGLGSVLGYLLAGVLIGPAGLELIGTEGQDVMHYAEFGVVIMLFLIGLELEPELLWRMRTAILGLGGFQVLLTMLGGMGLAMVAGLAWQPALATGMILAMSSTAIVLQMLKEKGLTESSAGRSAFAVLLFQDIAVIPILAVMPLLQTYPIAATGAEGHHSLVDHLPGLLRVLVVVGSVGGVVALGRYGMRPIFRVIAGTGLREVFIATALLLVVGVALLMELVGLSPALGAFVAGVVLANSEYKRELESDIDPFRGLLLGLFFIAVGTSIDIALIVANVGVVMGIVLTIMVLKAAVLWGLGGRFKLGTDQNLIFSLALCQVGEFAFVLLSFAQQNGILATDTVGLLTASVALTMALTPVLMLLNERWLLPRFGTRDKPNRTEDTVEEKNPVIIAGFGPFGNTVGRFLRANNIGTTVLDMDSDRVDLLRKIGLKVYYGDASRYDLLRAAGADDAKLIVVALDTTEQSVELVETVRKHFPHLQILARAMDWSDAYELVDANVAHTRVYRETLDTSVRMGVDVLRELGVRAYHAQRAAHLFIKQDLTHLDELAQVRHDEKMYFNTTRRQLREIEQLMEFNEKNRWLKEINDGWDTETLRAEVKSIK; this is translated from the coding sequence ATGAGCCAATCTGTACTTATTCAGGCAGTTGTGTATCTGGCCGCTGCCGTAGTCTGCGTACCTGTAGCCAAGCGGCTGGGCCTGGGTTCAGTACTGGGCTATTTACTGGCGGGGGTGCTGATTGGACCGGCCGGACTGGAGTTGATCGGGACGGAGGGGCAGGACGTGATGCACTACGCCGAATTTGGCGTGGTGATTATGCTGTTTCTGATTGGCCTCGAACTCGAACCCGAACTCCTCTGGCGCATGCGCACGGCCATTTTGGGGCTGGGCGGTTTTCAGGTACTACTCACTATGTTGGGCGGTATGGGGCTGGCCATGGTGGCAGGTCTGGCCTGGCAGCCGGCCCTGGCTACGGGGATGATTTTGGCTATGTCGTCTACGGCCATTGTGTTGCAGATGCTCAAAGAAAAGGGGCTTACAGAAAGCAGTGCAGGTCGGAGTGCGTTTGCGGTACTGCTGTTTCAGGACATCGCCGTGATCCCTATTCTGGCGGTGATGCCCTTGCTGCAAACCTACCCCATAGCGGCTACCGGAGCCGAGGGTCACCATAGCCTGGTCGATCACTTGCCGGGCCTGTTGCGGGTGCTTGTGGTAGTGGGCTCGGTAGGGGGCGTGGTGGCTTTGGGCCGTTACGGAATGCGGCCTATTTTTCGGGTTATCGCCGGTACGGGCCTACGCGAAGTGTTTATTGCAACGGCCCTGCTGCTCGTTGTTGGGGTGGCCTTGCTCATGGAGCTGGTGGGCCTGAGCCCGGCATTGGGGGCGTTTGTGGCCGGGGTGGTACTGGCCAACAGCGAATACAAACGAGAGCTCGAAAGCGACATTGACCCGTTTCGGGGCTTATTGCTGGGACTGTTTTTTATCGCGGTGGGTACGTCTATCGACATTGCCCTGATTGTGGCCAACGTGGGCGTAGTGATGGGTATTGTCCTGACCATCATGGTGCTTAAGGCCGCGGTTTTGTGGGGGCTGGGAGGGCGGTTCAAGCTGGGCACCGATCAGAATCTGATTTTTTCACTCGCGCTGTGTCAGGTGGGTGAGTTTGCCTTTGTTCTTCTGTCGTTTGCGCAACAGAACGGTATTCTGGCGACCGATACCGTGGGGCTGCTGACGGCTTCGGTCGCGTTGACCATGGCCCTGACGCCCGTGCTGATGCTCCTGAACGAACGCTGGCTTTTGCCCCGCTTCGGTACCCGCGACAAACCGAATCGTACGGAGGACACTGTCGAGGAGAAAAACCCGGTCATCATTGCCGGCTTTGGTCCGTTTGGAAACACCGTTGGCCGCTTTTTGCGGGCCAATAACATCGGAACAACGGTATTGGATATGGACTCGGACCGGGTAGACCTGCTTCGTAAAATTGGCCTGAAGGTGTATTATGGCGATGCCTCGCGCTACGATCTTCTACGGGCCGCCGGTGCCGACGATGCCAAACTCATTGTGGTGGCTCTGGACACAACCGAACAATCGGTTGAACTGGTCGAAACGGTGCGTAAACACTTTCCGCACCTTCAGATTCTGGCCCGTGCCATGGATTGGTCCGACGCCTACGAGCTTGTTGATGCTAACGTTGCGCACACACGGGTCTACCGCGAAACGCTGGACACTTCCGTACGGATGGGCGTTGATGTACTGCGCGAATTGGGCGTCAGGGCGTACCACGCGCAACGGGCCGCGCACCTATTTATCAAGCAGGATTTAACCCATCTGGATGAGTTGGCGCAAGTGCGGCACGATGAGAAGATGTACTTCAACACCACGCGTCGGCAACTCCGTGAAATTGAGCAATTGATGGAGTTTAACGAGAAAAACCGCTGGCTGAAAGAGATCAACGATGGTTGGGACACCGAAACGTTGCGGGCCGAGGTAAAGAGTATTAAATAA
- a CDS encoding DUF721 domain-containing protein gives MNDSYRYNRDNAIRNPGTTTVKEAINRLLKHYQLQSRFNETYLEAFWAKMMGSTIASRTTRLYVKERILYIEITSAPLRNELVNAKHKMVARINEDMGTSVIDDVVFI, from the coding sequence ATGAACGATAGTTACCGCTACAACCGAGACAACGCCATTCGCAACCCAGGCACCACTACCGTGAAGGAAGCGATCAACCGCCTGCTGAAACACTATCAGCTACAGTCACGCTTCAACGAGACGTATCTGGAAGCATTCTGGGCTAAAATGATGGGGTCAACGATTGCCTCGCGCACAACCCGGCTGTACGTGAAAGAGCGGATTTTGTACATCGAAATCACGTCGGCCCCGCTTCGGAATGAGCTGGTGAATGCCAAGCATAAAATGGTAGCCCGCATCAATGAAGACATGGGCACGAGCGTGATCGACGATGTCGTGTTTATTTAA
- a CDS encoding O-acetylhomoserine aminocarboxypropyltransferase/cysteine synthase family protein produces MATPLHFDTLQLHAGQEVDPTTNSRAVPIYQTTSYTFNDSAHGADLFALKAFGNIYTRIMNPTTDVFEKRIAALEGGVAALAVASGQAAQFIALSNLLNAGDNFVASPFLYGGTYNQFKVSFKRLGIEARFAKSDRAEDLAAQIDENTKAIYIETIGNPGFNIPDFDAIAEVAKQHDLPLIVDNTFGAGGYLFRPIEHGAAVVVESATKWIGGHGTSIGGVIVDSGNYNWGNGKFPQFSQPSPGYHGMVFSDVFGVGGPFGNIQFIIRARVEGLRDWGPAISPFNSFMLLQGVETLSLRVDRTVQNALALAQWLEGHEQVEYINYPGLPSSTYHELAKKYLKRGFGGVFTFKVKGGKEAADRFVNSLKMVSHLANVGDSKTLIIHPATTTHQQLSEHEQASAGVEPGLLRVSVGTEHIDDIKADFEQAFNN; encoded by the coding sequence ATGGCAACACCCTTGCACTTCGACACCCTGCAACTGCACGCAGGCCAGGAGGTAGACCCCACCACCAACTCACGGGCGGTCCCGATCTACCAAACCACTTCGTACACCTTCAACGACTCCGCCCACGGAGCCGACCTGTTTGCCCTAAAGGCGTTCGGGAACATCTACACCCGGATCATGAACCCCACTACGGATGTGTTCGAGAAGCGTATTGCGGCTCTGGAAGGGGGCGTAGCCGCTTTGGCAGTGGCCTCGGGGCAGGCAGCTCAGTTTATCGCACTGAGCAACCTCCTCAACGCGGGCGACAATTTTGTGGCGTCGCCGTTTCTCTACGGAGGGACCTACAACCAGTTCAAGGTGTCGTTTAAGCGGCTGGGTATCGAGGCCCGATTTGCCAAGAGTGACCGCGCCGAAGACCTGGCCGCGCAAATCGACGAGAATACCAAAGCCATATACATAGAAACCATTGGTAATCCGGGTTTTAATATACCCGATTTCGACGCCATTGCCGAAGTAGCCAAACAACATGACCTGCCCCTGATTGTCGACAATACATTCGGTGCGGGTGGGTATCTGTTCCGGCCCATTGAGCACGGGGCCGCTGTGGTGGTTGAGTCGGCCACGAAGTGGATTGGCGGCCACGGTACCAGCATTGGCGGGGTTATTGTCGACAGTGGTAACTACAACTGGGGCAATGGTAAGTTTCCGCAGTTTAGCCAGCCCTCACCGGGGTATCATGGCATGGTATTCAGCGATGTATTTGGTGTTGGTGGGCCGTTTGGCAATATTCAGTTCATTATTCGAGCCCGTGTAGAAGGCCTGCGCGACTGGGGCCCGGCTATCAGCCCGTTCAACTCATTTATGCTCTTGCAGGGCGTTGAAACCCTGTCGTTGCGGGTCGACCGGACGGTACAAAACGCGCTGGCCTTAGCGCAGTGGCTCGAAGGGCATGAGCAGGTTGAGTACATCAACTACCCCGGTTTGCCGAGCAGCACGTATCACGAGCTGGCCAAAAAATACCTGAAGCGGGGCTTCGGGGGCGTGTTTACGTTCAAGGTGAAAGGAGGCAAAGAAGCCGCCGACCGCTTTGTGAACAGCCTCAAAATGGTGAGCCACCTGGCCAATGTGGGCGATTCAAAAACGCTCATCATTCACCCGGCAACCACCACGCACCAGCAGTTGAGCGAGCATGAGCAGGCGAGTGCAGGTGTTGAGCCCGGTCTGCTGCGGGTATCGGTAGGTACTGAGCATATCGACGACATTAAAGCCGATTTCGAGCAAGCTTTTAACAACTAA